The stretch of DNA GAAGAGGTTAAGGTTATGGATGCGAGAGCATCAAGTCCTTGCCACAGTGTCTACAACAACTCACCAGTCCCCATATGGTACATAATGTGGACAGCAGTGAACTAAGGCTGTTGTGTGAACCAGGCTTGCCCGCATCAAAAACATTGTAAGTGCTCTACAAAAATTTACTATCTAAATACAGCTTCTAAGCTTCCTTTACATGCACACAATGTACATCTGTTGTTATTTTTAATACGGTGGCACAgaattttgaaaaaaatgaaaaactAAAATGCACCCTAACCAGGTGCAGAACCTATCCATTTTACAGGAACTGCAGAAGCATACGTGCACCGTTATCAATCAGCTGAAATGATAGGAGTACGTCTTCTCTGGGAAAGCAAAAAAGCTTCATGGAGCCGTCCAAAGGTGAGGTCTAGCTCTGCACATGATGATTTGTGCTCTTTAGTACTCCCGTCATACTCTTATGTTCACACGTAGACAATATATACTACACTAGAGTAAATCTATCAGATCTTCTGGTCGCATGTCAAAAAATTATGGTGTGGTGGTTGTGTATGTGAGCACTCAAAACTGAAGGAACACTCACCAGTTTCCATCAAGTTGTAGAACAAGAAGGAAATAATAAAATCAAGAAGAAACGGATGCTAGGATACTTTAACTCTTCCAGTAATATTGGAGGCGGAAATATATAATTGCTTTTTGGGCCTTGTCATGCCAGAAAATATATACTGGCGGCGGTAATCCAGAAGAGATGGATGAGATCCAAGCAGCAACCATGCATGCATCTCTGCTGTAGAAATTGAAGCACTAGTTCAGTGTACTGTTGGGTTGCTTGATTTGTGATCAATGTTAAAAATCGATGATAAGTTACCATAGCTCTTGATAGACATCATGTCTTCTCTGTTTCACTGACTTAACTCTGAAACAACCGTAAGCGAACTCATGCAATATTACAGACCTGTGTATCCTTTTTTGCAGGAAAAGCGTGACGGGGCACGCAAATCTTTAGCCAAGGACAGAAGCAATTGACCTAACCAAATCTCAAGACTCTGCTTGCTGTCAAAGAGAGCTAAATTGCAACATCGGTGGCTAGCTGATGGCCTGACTAAGAAAGTACAGTGAAGGTGGTTGGATCGGCTCCTGTGAACTCAATATAAGAAGGGGGGCCGAAGTGAAAGAAGGCAGCTGGTTGTCATCAGGAAGATGAAGCAGAGACGCTTCTCTCTCTTTGTGAGCCAGCTGGGGGACGCCAGATCCAAGAGGAGAAGAAGGGGAGAAGGGAAGCGAGAGGGTACACCATGGACCTGCAACATCNNNNNNNNNNNNNNNNNNNNNNNNNNNNNNNNNNNNNNNNNNNNNNNNNNNNNNNNNNNNNNNNNNNNNNNNNNNNNNNNNNNNNNNNNNNNNNNNNNNNNNNNNNNNNNNNNNNNNNNNNNNNNNNNNNNNNNNNNNNNNNNNNNNNNNNNNNNNNNNNNNNNNNNNNNNNNNNNNNNNNNNNNNNNNNNNNNNNNNNNNNNNNNNNNNNNNNNNNNNNNNNNNNNNNNNNNNNNNNNNNNNNNNNNNNNNNNNNNNNNNNNNNNNNNNNNNNNNNNNNNNNNNNNNNNNNNNNNNNNNNNNNNNNNNNNNNNNNNNNNNNNNNNNNNNNNNNNNNNNNNNNNNNNNNNNNNNNNNNNNNNNNNNNNNNNNNNNNNNNNNNNNNNNNNNNNNNNNNNNNNNNNNNNNNNNNNNNNNNNNNNNNNNNNNNNNNNNNNNNNNNNNNNNNNNNNNNNNNNNNNNNNNNNNNNNNNNNNNNNNNNNNNNNNNNNNNNNNNNNNNNNNNNNNNNNNNNNNNNNNNNNNNNNNNNNNNNNNNNNNNNNNNNNNNNNNNNNNNNNNNNNNNNNNNNNNNNNNNNNNNNNNNNNNNNNNNNNNNNNNNNNNNNNNNNNNNNNNNNNNNNNNNNNNNNNNNNNNNNNNNNNNNNNNNNNNNNNNNNNNNNNNNNNNNNNNNNNNNNNNNNNNNNNNNNNNNNNNNNNNNNNNNNNNNNNNNNNNNNNNNNNNNNNNNNNNNNNNNNNNNNNNNNNNNNNNNNNNNNNNNNNNNNNNNNNNNNNNNNNNNNNNNNNNNNNNNNNNNNNNNNNNNNNNNNNNNNNNNNNNNNNNNNNNNNNNNNNNNNNNNNNNNNNNNNNNNNNNNNNNNNNNNNNNNNNNNNNNNNNNNNNNNNNNNNNNNNNNNNNNNNNNNNNNNNNNNNNNNNNNNNNNNNNNNNNNNNNNNNNNNNNNNNNNNNNNNNNNNNNNNNNNNNNNNNNNNNNNNNNNNNNNNNNNNNNNNNNNNNNNNNNNNNNNNNNNNNNNNNNNNNNNNNNNNNNNNNNNNNNNNNNNNNNNNNNNNNNNNNNNNNNNNNNNNNNNNNNNNNNNNNNNNNNNNNNNNNNNNNNNNNNNNNNNNNNNNNNNNNNNNNNNNNNNNNNNNNNNNNTAGCTAGCCTTTTGATGCAAGGAGACGAAGATCATATGAATGCTAGCACTATATGAAGATGGAGTAGCAAGGTTAAACTCCCAGGCCAGCCTTGCACATAAGAAAATCTTCAACAAGTCTTGTTGCCTAAGGTGTGGCGATGATCTCAAAGATTTGAAGCATATATCCATCATGTGCCCTCTCGCGTATAGAGTCCGGGTTTCGACATTGAGGGTATGTGGGAACGCGGGCCTCCCGAGAACTAGAGCTCTGTTTGGCCCCTCAAAACGTAGAAATAGGAAAAACACGTGAATAGAGATGTCGTTTATCCTGGAAGACTATAGGAACTAAAACCACACAAAACCGAAAAACTAACATTTAGGTGCCACACATGAAAAGCACATAAATTGTAGACAGCAAAAGAAGAAAGCATGAGATAAGACATCAAGTTTGGTTCCCTTCAAAATTCCAATGGAATAACCGATTACATAGGTTTCAAGTGAGTGTAGGATAGTATTCCTTTGTTCCAAACGGCAATGAAATACGAGTAGTTCCTATAGGAATcatatcctccaaaattcctGCATTTTTCTTTTCTTCCCGATGGGGCCTTAAGCCTAAAGAAAGATCAAACCGGCGCATGATCGAGGGACGCAACTTCGATGCCGTAAAGAcacctgcctttgggtcactgacatgtgggacaacCATCTgttggccccacatgtcatagaggCATGTGCCTTAAGGCATCGAAACGCAGTCCATGATGGAGTGGCAGGGGAGGAAAAAACCAGGCATTTTTGTAAAGATTGACCCATGATTACATCCAATTCGTACTAAAAAGGCAGAGCATTCCATGGTTATTCCTCCATACTCTGCATCCCCATCTGAGTCGCATTCTAGGCAGCTTTTTCTCTCCCAACTCTCTCTAGAAGCAGCAGAAACGATCCAGTCGACACACTTGAACCAACCATGCACGCTCACCTACCTCTACCTGGAATAACATCACAAAGTACACCAGTAGTTAAGCAACAAAACCTAATGCCATTGGACGGAAACAAGCAGACAGACAGACTATAAGACGCACGTCGAGGCAGACAGACATCGCAGAAGAAGAAGCAGAGCTTGACAGAGCTGAgcagagcgagagagagagagagagacaaacGCATAGACAGCAATGGGGTTCGGCGTGGTGTCCCTCCTCAACGCGGTGTTCCGCCGGGCCTTCACCTCGGCCGGCCTCCGGCCCAGCTCCGTCGCCGTCGACGCCGACACCACGCTCCACTTCTGGGCCCAcccctccctcctctcctcccccgACGCCGAGTCCAAGCAGCGGCAGCAGCTGCGGGGGCGGCGGCCGGTGGTGGTGCTGATCCACGGCTTCGGGCCGGACCCGACGTGGCAGTGGGCGGCGCAGGTGGGCCCGCTGTCCAAGCACTTCGACCTCGTCGTGCCCACGCTGCTCTTCTTCGGCGCGTCCACCACGCGGGCCCCGGGCCGCTCCGACGCGTTCCAGGCCGCCGCCATCGCCAAGCTCCTCGCCAGCGACCGCCTCGGCGGCGTCGGCGAGGAGGGGCGCGTCGTGCACCTCGTGGGCACCAGCTACGGCGGGCTGGTGGCGTACCACCTGGCGCGGGCGCTGCAGCAGGGCGGGGGAGCCGGAGCGTGGACGGTGGGGAAGGTGGCGGTGTGCAGCTCGGACCTGGCCAAGGGGCCCGAGGACGACCGGGCGCTGGCGGCCAAGGGCGGCGTGGCGGACGTGACGGAGCTGATGGTGCCGGCGGACACCAAGGCGCTGCGGCGGCT from Triticum urartu cultivar G1812 chromosome 3, Tu2.1, whole genome shotgun sequence encodes:
- the LOC125542783 gene encoding uncharacterized protein LOC125542783, with protein sequence MGFGVVSLLNAVFRRAFTSAGLRPSSVAVDADTTLHFWAHPSLLSSPDAESKQRQQLRGRRPVVVLIHGFGPDPTWQWAAQVGPLSKHFDLVVPTLLFFGASTTRAPGRSDAFQAAAIAKLLASDRLGGVGEEGRVVHLVGTSYGGLVAYHLARALQQGGGAGAWTVGKVAVCSSDLAKGPEDDRALAAKGGVADVTELMVPADTKALRRLMDICAHGPPKYLPECLARDLLRKCFAVQREGKIELIKGIASGHGFQITPLPQEVLIVWGEFDQIFPVAKAHKVKEKLGEKATVRIIPDTGHLPQQEDSKLFNQILLDFLLPPPSSSNGAAAAK